aaCAAAACCTgccaacctctcaccattaccaataacagaggctacaacaaaacatgctaacctctcaccattaccaataacagaggctacaacaaaacatgctaacctctcaccattaccaataacagaggctaaaaCAAAACCTgccaacctctcaccattaccaataacagaggctacaacaaaacatgctaacctctcaccattaccaataacagaggctacaacaaaacatgctaacctctcaccattaccaataacagaggctacaacaaaacgtgctaacctctcaccattaccaataacagagactacaacaaaacatgctaacctctcaccattaccaataacagaggctacaacaaaacatgctaacctctcaccattaccaataacagaggctacaacaaaacatgctaacctctcaccattaccaataacagaggctacaacaaaacatactaacctctcaccattaccaatcacagagactacaacaaaacatgctaacctctcaccattaccaataacagaggctaaaacaaaacatgctaacctctcaccattaccaataacagaggctacaacaaaacatgctatctctcaccattaccaataacagaggctacaacaaaacatgctaacctctcaccattaccaataacagaggctacaacaaaacatgctaacctctcaccattaccaataacagaggctacaacaaaacatgctaacctctcagcactaccaataacagaggctaaaacaaaacatgctaacctctcaccattaccaataacagaggctacaacaaaacatgctatctctcaccattaccaataacagaggctacaacaaaacatgctaacctctcaccattaccaataacagaggctacaacaaaacatactaacctctcaccattaccaataacagaggctacaacaaaacatactaacctctcactgTTAACCTCAAATTAAaatgtgacattctgtactgtcgacTAACATGAAACATtttatctcaaatccaaaatgctggagcatagCGCCAAATTTAAAACTGTAAacttcactgtccaaacacatatggtgtgTACTATGTGTgcctggtaaacacatgtggatctggtgaacagttacCACTTGTTGACCAAatacaggaatactgacctcagagtctccagtttacagtggggattccccagtccagcagagagcagtttcactcctgaatccttcaggtcattgttactcaggtccagctctctgaggtgtgaggggtttgacctcagagctgagaccagagaagcacagcctttgttcgtgactccacagcctgacagcctgacaaAGAGATCATCATGATTTCACAAACACACTGTTAATTTAACACCAGTAGTGCAGAAGGACAACGGCAGATGCATTTGGTTTATTCTCTCAAACAACATATAGATTCATCTTCCGTCTCCTAGAATTGTATCGTTATATTGTTATACTAATGTGAACACTAACACACTGATTCAATATGTTATTCAATAATACATATTTTTCTCTAAACTGAATATTTCTTCCAGATGATTAGTACTTAAAAGTAATTTTATGTACTCACAGAGCAGCTCTGGAGGCTTTGACCACTGGCAGCAGCCTCAGAagaccttcctctgatctggagtatttcttcagGTCAAACACATCCAGCTCCTTTTTTGAAGTCAGCAACACAAAGACCAGAGCTGACCACTGTGCAGGTGAGAGTTCTTCACTGGAAACACTTCCTGATCTCAGGTATCTTTGGATCTCCTCCACTAAAGAAtggtcattcagttcattcagacagtggaacagattgaTGCACCTCTCTGGTGAGGGATTCTCCCTGATCTTCTCCTTGATGTACTTGACTGTTTCTTCATGGCTCTGTGAGCTGCTTCTTGTCTTTGTCAGTAGGCCTCGTAAGTGcttctgattggactccagtgagAGGCCCAGAAGGAAGCGGAGGAAAAGGTCCAGGTTTCCCGTCTCACTTTGTAAGGCTTCATCCACAGCACTCTTGTAGAGAGTAACTTCAAGCTTGTCTCTGAACAGCAAAGAAAAGTTCATGAACGTTGATTGTGGTTTGGTCATTAgattctcattgttgttggtgaaTGAGATGAACACATAAACAGCAGCCagaaactcctgaatgctcagatgCACGAAGCAGTACACATTGTCCTGGTACAGCCCACATTCCTCTTTAAAGAGCTGTGTGCACAATCCTGAGTACACTGAGGCTTCATTGACATCAATGCCAGCCTCTTTCAGGTCTTCTTCATAGAAAATCAGATTGCCCTTCACAAGCTGTTGAAAAGCCAGTTTTCCCAGTGACAGAATGCTCTCTTTATTCCAGTCTGGACCTGTCTCTTCTTTCCCAAGATACTTTTCATTCTTCTGTTTGGTATGAAACACCACAAGGTGTGTGTACATCTCAGTCAGAGTCTTGGGCATCTCTTCTCTCTTATGTTGCAGCATGTGTTCAAGGACTGTTGCAGaaatccaacagaagactggaatgtggcacatgatgtggaggctccttgatgtctttatgtgtgagatgattctgctggccaggttctcatcactgaatctcttcctgaaatactcctccttctgtgggtcattgaaccctcgtacctctgtcacctggtcaacacactctgaagggatcttattggctgctgcaggtctggtagttatccagaggagagcagagggaagcagatttCCCTTGATGAGATTTGTCAGCAGAACATCCACTGAGGTTGACTCTGTGACGTCACAACAGatcttgttcttctggaagtctaggggcagtcggcattcatccagaccatcaaagatgaacagaacCTTGTACTTGTCATAGTTGGAGATTCTTGATTCTTTGGTTTCCATTGAGAAGTGATTGAGAAGTTCAATCagagtgtttttttcccctttcatcaaattcagctcccgaaaagggaatgaaaatacgaattggacatcctgatttgcttttccttcagcccagtccagaatgaacttctgcacagagactgtttttccaatgccagcgacTCCCTTTGTCAACACAGTTCTGATTAGTTTGTCTTGTCCAGTTAAGGGTTTGAAGATGTCGTTACATTTGATTGCAGTCTCTGGTCTTACTTGTTTCCTGGTTGTTGTCTCAATCTGTCTCAGCTCATGTTCATTATTGACCTCTCCTGttccaccctctgtgatgtagagctctgtgtagatcttattgagaagtgttgggtttcctTGTTTAGCGATCCCCTCAAATACACACTGAAACTTCTTCTTCAGATTAGATTTGAGTTCACGTTGGCAAATCACAGCAAGCTCATCTGAATGAAGAAATTACAcagaaaatataaatattttgtcTGTTTTAATACAGTATTGTAGGACTGTGTTAGAAAGttgtacataataataataattgataaCTGCATGTATAAATGTGTAAAAGTTTTCATGACACACTGGTGTAAATATATTGATTATATTATTATTGGTTTTATTAATGTTCTCAAATTCCTAATCTGGCCCTCATatcatcacggtcacctaatcatccccaattGGCCCACCCcccgtaactattccccaggttgttgctgtaaatgagaatgtgttcagtcAACTTTCCTGGTAAAACAAGGAATCCTTTTTTGTTTTTAAAACTCTCGCTCTCCCTGTACTTTAGCGACAGCTTTTAATGTTTGTTATTAAACAACATTCAACATGAGGCAGACAGCTCTTACTTTTCTCCAGTGTGTCAGCAAGCTCCTTCTGGTTCATTTTCCTCAGGATGTGCAGTGTGATCTTCAgagccccctctctggcactgctctcctgcttctcaTCTTCAGCATCCACCACTTCCTTATCCTGCTTCTGACTCTCAAAGCCTTGTGGGAGTTCTGGACTAAGAATCCTCTTGAACATCTTCAGCTCGTTCTTCAGAAATTTCATAATATTCTCTTCaagcaactgaaataaataaagtaaGAAAATAAATGCTTTCTCATGAACATATGAATGAATGATTGACATATCAACTTTACTtgaggtaaacaaaaacaaatgtacataacaggaccacatacactgaatatggaggccaggtctgtttgatgactctgggaagactgaccactgagaatctctgactctgatctctcctgttgGTTTCTGTGGACAAAACATCCAAGgattgcacacacacagacacgcacgtacacacacagggagggaatGTTTAATATTGTTTTAGGACTATGAAAATGGAAAAAACGATTCACCTATGGATTATGAAAACAGCAAACAGAAATGggaaaatgggagaggagaaatgactagagaCCGTGTTGTTTAACTCATTGACCATGACCCAtgagttcttcttacctttgtccagtagaaaagtctccctctctGAACACTATAGGTAGCTCCATAGACcggtcactcttcatggacacacagctgggtacaggggaggctggtctctcctgcttgattggtcttcaacacaacagagacaaacattatgtctctcatctactctgagcTCAGATGGGGAAACATAAGAAGAGTTTTATTCCAAAACCGCTATACAGTcggaaagggtctgaatgcttatgtacaatttcagtttttattttttataaatttgcaaacatttcttcaactgtttttttttgtcattatggggtattgtgatgtcattatggggtactgtgatatcattatggggtattgtgatgtcattatggggtattgtgatgtcattatggggtattgtgtgcagattgatgagagaaGAAACAACAATGTAATTATTTTTTAGAAGAAGGCAGtaatgtaacacaatgtggaaaacgtcaaggggtctgaatacttttcaaatgcactatatatccattttcagaaatgttggtaaattagctttttgttaaaataaaatatgaaagAGATTGTTGTGTTTTTtactatctaatcatggcatggggatGTTCAAtaacagacatgtatttgtttaaaatctatcacttgatggtttcatttcagagacaaataatcatgttttgttTGCTAAATGCTACAAATCTGcttcactctcagagaaatcagtagtattgctaggttttacacagtaataatatatatctgcctcactctgagagaaatcagtagtactgctaggttttacacagtaataatatatatctgcctcactctcagagaaatcagtagtactgctaggttttacacagtaataatatatatctgcctcactctcagagaaatcagtagtacagctaggttttacacagtaataatatacactgctcaaaaaaataaagggaacacttaaacaacacaatgtaactccaagtcaatcacacttctatgaaatcaaactgtccacttaggaagcaacactgattgacaataaatttcacatgctgttgtgcaaatggaatagacaaaaggtggaaattataggcaattagcaagacacccccaaaaaaggagtgattctgcaggtggtgaccacagacaacttctcagttcctatgcttcctggctgatgttttggtcacttttgaatgctggcggtgctcacactctagtggtagcatgagacggagtctacaacccacacaagtggctcaggtagtgcagttcatccaggatggcacatcaatgcgagctgtggcaaaaaggtttgctgtgtctgtcagcgtagtgtccagagcatggaggcgctaccaggagacaggccagtacatcaggagacgtggaggaggccgtaggagggcaacaacccagcagcaggaccgctacctccgcctagtactcaagaattgagtactaggcagtttaatttggagacgacaaaatgctaattcggaacagcaccccctgtagtcgcaagaagttaacttcttaCAGATTGTTCATTAGAGTATTATTCTATTTTTGattgactgactatggctttccaaatccCCCAGCATTGCTATTTCTAAAGATCATTTTAAACTAATATTGTGATTTTTCCTCCATTCCTATTTTCCTATAAATTATATTCTAGGTAAAAATGTTACTATTTAATAGTAGTAGCCATAATTCATAAATGGCACCATgcagggttctatatggaaccatttTGGTTCAGTGAAGAAGAACCTCTAGAGGTCTGATCAAAGAACTCTATAAAAGGGTTCTATGTAGAACTTTCAGTGATTCCATACATTAAGCAAGAGGAGTGAagagtgtgttgatataacggtAATATTGTCAGAATTCCGCTTGTAACAACCATCAGAATTAGTAAAAACAATAAGGTTATGCATGCCAACATATTAGGCAATAATTAAGAGAAGGCaaaattatgtgtgtgtgtgtgtgtgtgtgtgtgtgtgtgtgtgtgtgtgtgtgtgtgtgtgtgtgtgtgtgtgtgtgtgtgtgtgtgtgtgtgtgtgtgtgtgtgtgtgtgtgtgtgtgtgtgtgtgtgtgtgtgtgtgtgtgtgtgtgtgtgtgtgtgtgtgtgtgtgtgtgtgtgtgtgtgtgtgtgtgtgtgctggtgagacaaccacatatcacagtcaaatatacaggatacaaaCATTTCATTCCAGCTATATAGCATTTTGCAAAACAAAAATTCATACACAAATCTATGAATTAAATTCTTAGAACAACAATATTTTACAGACACATGAAGGTTCTCATAAGAAATAATTTCTGATGAAAAATGACAAATGTGAAAAATAACGTTTTAGAAATAAACTCTTTATAAGTTATTAAACAACATTGTCATCTCACCTCTTAGCCTTTGTGTCATattccccagagagactcattttagaggcagggcccccctcctctctcctcccagagagactcattttagaggcagggcccccctcctctctctccccagagagactcattttagaggtagggacctcctcttctttctccccagagagactcatttctgagcactgacccctaaacagagatccaacatgttggttgtggttaacacagtgacaactaattcTTGAATGTCAATTGTTCTCTTTTATTAATTATCtcttagaaataaaacatttactaacAGACACGTCCAAACAGTCAGGTGATTTAATGCATCACATGAacatgtagtcatgactggtaGGTTTCACCTCTTCTCCATGTAGTGGTACTATTGATAATAATATCTCACTTTCTCTTTTAATCATTTCACTCATTCCAGTGTGTTGCTTTGTTCAACAGGTATGCTATTATTATACTATGAATAAATATAATTCATAATAGCAATGTTAAGAAAAGAATGTTCAGTGGTTTCATACCAAATTACACAAGAAACAGGAAATCATTGTAATTTTGAAAACAACAAATGTTCTGATATTCTGTCAGATGATTTAGAACTATGATACATTAACATTTTTACGAATTTTAAAATAACCACAATATACAAATCCTATAATATGAgatgtttttacattttattgtCTACGCCCAGTTAGCGCCATTTTGTGTGATTGAACTGTCACGTACCTGTCTCAGGTGAAATGGACTGTTAGATTTGACTGTTTTACTGTCATTCTCTATACTAAGACAACATCATACATTTAATGTCCCTACACACTTTACAATAATCCCTGGGAAGATTCTTACCTTGTAGCCTGAATTCACAACTAGAACATGTCAAGTCATTGAGATATTTTCCGTTGTGTTGAGGGAGCACCTTCCTGATGACTAGTGGCTCTGTATCTGTATGTTTTAGATACAGTTGATCTTTGGATGCAATAATATCTGGTCAAAGTCTAGCGACACAACACCATAGCATATCATAAACATAGCAGCAGTTTAACCTTTGGCCAGTTAAGGCCATGGCATACTAAAATTGGTTCAAACCAACTCTTCTGACTGTCATTGTCATGCATATCATTGTCATGTATATCTAAAGGAGTTGTCTAAAgcacacacagatctgggaccagactaatgTATCCGTGGGTTGCCAGTTAGACTGTTTGTCTAGTTTCTGGTCTGTGGTCAGCAGTGGTGGCTGGTAGCATGGAGGACagtctcataataatggctggaataaaatggaatggtatcaaacacatcaaacacacaggTACAGTTCCACTCACTTCATTCCAGcccttattatgagccgttcaTCCTCCccttaccagcctcctctggtggtcAGCGGGCACAGTATGGTTGGGGTCAATAGTGACTGTGGTGTCTATTGTCTTCGGTTGTAGGAGGCTTCCACACCCAAGACCAAGTGATGTCATCGGAAGGCGATCACCAGATACAGTTGTCCCAGGGTCCAGGCTTTGGGCTGCCAGGCCAGGCAATATATCTCAGGATATTTTAGCATAACTGTTGTCACACAAGTGGCTCTAACAATGTTTGTATGAGTTGATCTAGAACAGCCTGCCTGAGTCGATTGGTGAGATGGAAATAGGACTCCTCTCTCCTGTGACTGTATCAACCCCAGTAGGGAAGCGCTTGTTCCTGGACACTTCATTAGAAACACCATTAGATGAGAAAGATGTCTGTTTCCATCCACTCAGCTCTGCTTCTAGTACTAGTGATAACCGCAGCTCTTACTAAGCCCCTTCACAACAAACAACAAATGCAACAACAACATTTTATTTATAAAATGCGATGTATTAATATGTTTTTTGAACACTAATTGTTTAACAAGCAGGATATCTTGGTTATGAACGGAGCATAATTAATGCTGAGTGACAGTAATTGCTGTTTTATATGTTTTACaatgtgttttaagttattatgTGTTTAAAGTGTGGAAACAACATCCTttctttaaaacatttatttgtatacTATGTCGTGAGCCTCCTCTACTTCCTGGAATCCAACGCAGCTTGGGGTCAGCGTTGGGGTCAGGGTATTTATATTGAATTGCTGCGACCACACAAGCTGGGAATACCTGGCTTTGGCCTCGACCGAgacgttctcccctcagcatccACTCCAAAGTGATCCTGTAGGAAATCAGTCTGTATTGTCTAGACGAGAGAGAAAACAACTACCTGTCAATGTAATATTCAACAATCAAAAGAAACAATAGGCCTTTCAACATAAAATATAACATTAGTCTCAGGAATCATGAGGCCTTTACAACATAAAATCTAACATTAGTCTCAGGGATCATTAGGCCTTTACAACATAAAATATAACATTAGTCTCAGGGATCATGAGGCCTTTATAAATCCTGTTTGGACttggggcagcattttcacgtttggatgaaaagcgggcccagagtaaactgcctgctactcaggcccagaggctaatatatgcatattattagtagatttggatagaaaacactgaagtttctcaagctgtttgaatgatgtctgtgagtataacagaactcatatggcaggcaaaaacctgagaaaaatccaaccaggaagtgggaaatctaaggtttgtagtttttcaactcattgccattccaatatacagtgtctgtggggtcatattgcacttcctaaggcttccactagatgtcaacagtctttagaaccttgtttgagggttctactgtgaaggaggggggaatatGAGCTGAATgagccaggtgtctggcagagtgtcatgagctggtcacgcgtgttcacgtgagagttagcttgcgttccattgcatttctaaagacaggACAAGGAATTCTCAGTTTGGAACactattgaagatttatgttaaaaatatcctaaagattgattctatacattgttcgacatgtttctacgacctgtaatataactttttggacttttcatcAGAACTTTCGGCTGGACTTGCCCATGcctcgtgaatttggatttgtttaccaaacacgctaacaaaattaggtatttggacataaatgatgaacttcattgaacaaaacaaacatttattgtggaactgggatatctgggagtgcattctgatgaagatcatcaaaggtaagtgaatatttataatgctatttctgacttactgactccacaacatggcgggtatctacatggcttgttttggtggctgagcgccgtactcagattattgcatggtttgctttttccgtaaagtttaagaaaaatctgacacagtggttgcattaattaaggagaagtatatctctaattccatgtataacacttgtattttcatcaacgtttatgatgagtatttctgtaaattgatgtggctctctgcaaattcgccggatgttttcgaggcacaacattactgaacaataacgcgccaatgtaaactgagatttttttatataaatatgaactttatcgaacaaaacatacatgtattgtgtaacatgaagtcctatgagtgtcatctgatgaagatcttcATGGGGCGgcagtgtagcctagtggttagagcgttggactagtaaccgaaaggttgcaagttcaaatccccaaactgacaaggtacaaatctgtcgttctgcccctgaacaggcagttaacccactgttcctaggccgtcattgaaaataagaatttgttcttaactgacttgcctagttaaataaagataaaatgaagatcatcaaaggttagtgattaattttatctctatttctgctttttgtgactactctctttggctggaaaatggatgtatgtgtttttgtgtctaggctctgacctaacataatcatatgttgtgctttcgctgtaaagcctttttgaaatcggacacgatgggtagattaacaagaagctgagctttaatttggtgtattgcacttgtgaatgttagaaagttaaatattttggAAAAATATTTTCGAATtttgcgctctgccttttcagcggat
The sequence above is a segment of the Salvelinus alpinus chromosome 1, SLU_Salpinus.1, whole genome shotgun sequence genome. Coding sequences within it:
- the LOC139572443 gene encoding NLR family CARD domain-containing protein 3-like isoform X1 translates to MSLSGEKEEEVPTSKMSLSGEREEGGPASKMSLSGRREEGGPASKMSLSGEYDTKAKRPIKQERPASPVPSCVSMKSDRSMELPIVFREGDFSTGQRNQQERSESEILSGQSSQSHQTDLASIFSLLEENIMKFLKNELKMFKRILSPELPQGFESQKQDKEVVDAEDEKQESSAREGALKITLHILRKMNQKELADTLEKNELAVICQRELKSNLKKKFQCVFEGIAKQGNPTLLNKIYTELYITEGGTGEVNNEHELRQIETTTRKQVRPETAIKCNDIFKPLTGQDKLIRTVLTKGVAGIGKTVSVQKFILDWAEGKANQDVQFVFSFPFRELNLMKGEKNTLIELLNHFSMETKESRISNYDKYKVLFIFDGLDECRLPLDFQKNKICCDVTESTSVDVLLTNLIKGNLLPSALLWITTRPAAANKIPSECVDQVTEVRGFNDPQKEEYFRKRFSDENLASRIISHIKTSRSLHIMCHIPVFCWISATVLEHMLQHKREEMPKTLTEMYTHLVVFHTKQKNEKYLGKEETGPDWNKESILSLGKLAFQQLVKGNLIFYEEDLKEAGIDVNEASVYSGLCTQLFKEECGLYQDNVYCFVHLSIQEFLAAVYVFISFTNNNENLMTKPQSTFMNFSLLFRDKLEVTLYKSAVDEALQSETGNLDLFLRFLLGLSLESNQKHLRGLLTKTRSSSQSHEETVKYIKEKIRENPSPERCINLFHCLNELNDHSLVEEIQRYLRSGSVSSEELSPAQWSALVFVLLTSKKELDVFDLKKYSRSEEGLLRLLPVVKASRAALLSGCGVTNKGCASLVSALRSNPSHLRELDLSNNDLKDSGVKLLSAGLGNPHCKLETLRLSGCLVTEEGCASLVSALKSNPSHLRELDLSNNDLKDSGVKLLSAGLGNPHCKLETLRLTGCLVTEEGCASLVSALRSNPSHLRELDLSYNHPGDSGVRLLSAGLEDPHWRLEKLNLEHGGEYTMKPGLRKYACDLTLDPNTVNRLLSLSEENRKVTRRTKEQPYPNHPERFDYRKQVLCREGLTGCCYWEVEWSGRRAGIGVTYKGISRRGEGEDSLIGWNDKSWSLVCSDNLYTAWHNNNPTLIAVPPSSSHRVGVYLDWPAGTLSFYRVSSDTVTHLYTFTSTFTEPLYPGFLVYDSSVSLCQEVPVSNTTWTC
- the LOC139572443 gene encoding NLR family CARD domain-containing protein 3-like isoform X2, whose translation is MKSDRSMIPPIMFREGDFSTEQRPIKQERPASPVPSCVSMKSDRSMELPIVFREGDFSTGQRNQQERSESEILSGQSSQSHQTDLASIFSLLEENIMKFLKNELKMFKRILSPELPQGFESQKQDKEVVDAEDEKQESSAREGALKITLHILRKMNQKELADTLEKNELAVICQRELKSNLKKKFQCVFEGIAKQGNPTLLNKIYTELYITEGGTGEVNNEHELRQIETTTRKQVRPETAIKCNDIFKPLTGQDKLIRTVLTKGVAGIGKTVSVQKFILDWAEGKANQDVQFVFSFPFRELNLMKGEKNTLIELLNHFSMETKESRISNYDKYKVLFIFDGLDECRLPLDFQKNKICCDVTESTSVDVLLTNLIKGNLLPSALLWITTRPAAANKIPSECVDQVTEVRGFNDPQKEEYFRKRFSDENLASRIISHIKTSRSLHIMCHIPVFCWISATVLEHMLQHKREEMPKTLTEMYTHLVVFHTKQKNEKYLGKEETGPDWNKESILSLGKLAFQQLVKGNLIFYEEDLKEAGIDVNEASVYSGLCTQLFKEECGLYQDNVYCFVHLSIQEFLAAVYVFISFTNNNENLMTKPQSTFMNFSLLFRDKLEVTLYKSAVDEALQSETGNLDLFLRFLLGLSLESNQKHLRGLLTKTRSSSQSHEETVKYIKEKIRENPSPERCINLFHCLNELNDHSLVEEIQRYLRSGSVSSEELSPAQWSALVFVLLTSKKELDVFDLKKYSRSEEGLLRLLPVVKASRAALLSGCGVTNKGCASLVSALRSNPSHLRELDLSNNDLKDSGVKLLSAGLGNPHCKLETLRLSGCLVTEEGCASLVSALKSNPSHLRELDLSNNDLKDSGVKLLSAGLGNPHCKLETLRLTGCLVTEEGCASLVSALRSNPSHLRELDLSYNHPGDSGVRLLSAGLEDPHWRLEKLNLEHGGEYTMKPGLRKYACDLTLDPNTVNRLLSLSEENRKVTRRTKEQPYPNHPERFDYRKQVLCREGLTGCCYWEVEWSGRRAGIGVTYKGISRRGEGEDSLIGWNDKSWSLVCSDNLYTAWHNNNPTLIAVPPSSSHRVGVYLDWPAGTLSFYRVSSDTVTHLYTFTSTFTEPLYPGFLVYDSSVSLCQEVPVSNTTWTC